The genome window CCGCGCTCGACGTCGCAAGGCCCGGGTGTCGAGACGCCGATGGCGCGCAGGGGCCGTCCAGCGGCGGCGGCGCGCAGCGACTCGACCATGCGCTCCAGGACGGACTCGGGGCCGTCGTCGGCGCCGGTCGGACGCTGGTCTCGACCGACGACCCGCATGTCTTCGCCGGCCACGATGCTCAGGATTTTGGTGCCGCCGAGGTCGATCGCTCCGATGAGGCCTTCGCCGCGCATGCGGCCATTCTATCTGCCGTGACCGGCCACGCTATAATGCGCGCGCATGGGGAGGGACGGGACCAGCCAACGCCAGAAGCCCTCATGGCTACTCGTTACGAGCCACGGCCTCGTGCTTACCTATATCGGCGCGAACCGCGACAAGACGATCCGGGAGATCTCGGAGGCGCTGGGGCTTACCCAGCGCAGGGTGGTGGCCGTGGTCAAGGACCTGTCGGAGAGCGGCCTCCTCGAAGTCGAACGGCGCGGACGGCGGAACTACTACCGCATCGCGGATGACGCCCGGTTCATACACCCGACGATGACTCACATCCGCGTCGCCGACTTCGTCGCGCTGATGAGGGGAGACGCGCCAGCAGGCCGGCCTGAGGGCTCTGACTAGTCGCCGAGCAGCGCCGCTCCTTCTTCGCGGCTGAACACGCTGCCGCAGGCGCTGCAGGTGTAGCTAGCGACGAGGTCCTTCTTGCCCATGTCGGCCGGGTTGTCCCAGCGGGGCACCAGCGCCTTGTG of Dehalococcoidia bacterium contains these proteins:
- a CDS encoding helix-turn-helix domain-containing protein: MGRDGTSQRQKPSWLLVTSHGLVLTYIGANRDKTIREISEALGLTQRRVVAVVKDLSESGLLEVERRGRRNYYRIADDARFIHPTMTHIRVADFVALMRGDAPAGRPEGSD